Sequence from the Leisingera thetidis genome:
AGGTCCATGGTGCTGACAGCAAAGGCAGTGCTGTTTTACGCAAGAAGCTCAGAAGGGCCCAAGTGCTTGAATTCTTCGCTAAGTTGCCGCCCTGCGTGGTGGCGATGGAGGCCTGCGGGGGCGCGCATTTCTGGGGTCGGGAGCTGGCCAAGCTCGGTCACGACATCAAACTCATCCCGCCCGCCTATGTGAAGCCCTTCATCAAGCGGCAAAAAAATGACGTGGCGGACGCTGAGGCTATCTGCGAGGCGGCGCAGAGACCGAATATGCGCTTCGTGCCGGTGAAGAGCGAGGAAACGCAAGGGGCGGCCAGCGTCTTCCGCGTCCGAGAATTGCTCATCCGGCAGCGCACCTAGGCCATCAACGCGCTCCGCGGACACCTCACCGAGTACGGCTGGGTCGTGCCACAGGGTGCGACGAATGCCCGGCGCCTGGTCGCCCTTGTCGCAGACGAGGCCTCAGGCCTGCCCGCCACGGCGCGGGCCTCCCTGACGGTCCTGACTGCAACGCTTGCCCAGCTCGACAGTCAGATCGAGACCTTGGATGCCGAGATCGACCGGCGAGCCAAGACGGATGAGGTTGCCCGGCGCCTGATGACGATCCCCGGCATCGGCCCGTTGATCGCCACGGCCATCGCCACTCTGGCTCCGCCGCCGGAAGCTTTCCGGAGGGGACGAGACTTCGCGGCATGGCTCGGCCTCACGCCGCGGCAGCACTCGACAGGCGGCAAGCAGAGGCTCGGCGCCACGACAAAGATGGGCGAGCGCTCTTTGCGCCGGTTGCTGATCATCGGGGCCAACAGCGTTATCATCAAGCGGCATTGCCACGCTTCGGCTCGTCCGGGAACGTGGTTGGCGGGAATGCTGGAGCGGAAGCCGACGATGCTGGTCCGGGTCGCCCTCGCCAACAAAATGGCGCGGATCGTCTGGGCGCTGATGAAGAGCGGTGATATCTACCGGGCTCCGGCCATGGCGGCGTAAGGTCCGCCAGCGGTCGCGAGGTCGTCGGAGCGGAGGAGGGCTGAGAGCAGCTTGGCGCAACGGTCGTGAGACGGGGTCGGAAGAACCAGAGTGCAACAGAGTGCCATCGAGCACGCGGCTTTGATTTGGTTCCGACCCGCGAACACCATGCGGGCCCGCGGCATGACGATGGCCGCATCACGAGGCCGGATACATGTCAGCACCCGACACCGCGCCAAATTGCTCCAAAACCCTCTTGCGCAAGGGGCGGTTATACATGTTGCGCAAATAGCGTGAAGCCCGGACTTCCCCTTTCCCCAGACGCATTTATCCCATGGGCTCTGTGACAGGTATGCCAAGCGCGGTGTAGCCGTTCAGCACGGCGGCGCGGATCTGGAGTTCGGCGACCTGGCGATCGAAGTCTCGTGCCATGAGGCTCTGCCCCAGCAGCTTCACGCAATGCATCTTCGTCTCGGCGCGGCTTCGGCGGTGGTATCCGCTCCACTTTCGCCAGATTGCGCGGCCGAGGTATTTTGTTGCGCGCAGTGCTTCGTTCCGTGCGATGGCGCCCCCAGTTGACGGCTTCCACGGCTTGGCATTCCTGCGGGGCGGAATGACGGCATGGGCGCCCCGATCGGCGACGGCGTCATGACATTTGCGCGTGTCATACGCCCCGTCTGCGGTGACCGAGCCGATCTCCACATCAGCCGGGATCTGGCTGAGCAGTTCGGGCAGCATGGGCGCGTCGCCGACATTGCTACCGGTGATCTCGATGGCCCGGATCTCCAGCGTTTGCTCATCGACGCCGATGTGGATCTTGCGCCACAAACGGCGTTTCGGGCCACCATGCTTGCGGGCGTGCCATTCGCCTTCGCCCTCTGCCTTGATGCCGGTACTGTCGATCAGTAGGTGCAGCGGGCCCTTGGAGCCCCGATATGGGATGTTGACGGCGAGGGTCTTTTGTCGGCGGCTGAGCGTGCTAAAGTCGGGCACCGACCAGTCGAGGCCGACCAAGCGCAACAGGCTCTCGACGAACCCGGTCGTCTGCCGCAGCGCCATGCCGAACAGCACCTTCATGGAGAGGCAGGTCTGGATGGCGGCATCGCTATACTGCGGCTGCCTGCCTCGCTTACCGGTGGGTGTCGGCACCCACGCCATGTCCGGATCGAACCAGATCGTCAGGGAGCCACGCTGCTTCAGCGCTTCGTTGTAGGCCGGCCAGTTCTTAGTCTTGTAGCTCGGCG
This genomic interval carries:
- a CDS encoding IS5 family transposase, with translation MNRPIPPSYKTKNWPAYNEALKQRGSLTIWFDPDMAWVPTPTGKRGRQPQYSDAAIQTCLSMKVLFGMALRQTTGFVESLLRLVGLDWSVPDFSTLSRRQKTLAVNIPYRGSKGPLHLLIDSTGIKAEGEGEWHARKHGGPKRRLWRKIHIGVDEQTLEIRAIEITGSNVGDAPMLPELLSQIPADVEIGSVTADGAYDTRKCHDAVADRGAHAVIPPRRNAKPWKPSTGGAIARNEALRATKYLGRAIWRKWSGYHRRSRAETKMHCVKLLGQSLMARDFDRQVAELQIRAAVLNGYTALGIPVTEPMG